The Silurus meridionalis isolate SWU-2019-XX chromosome 18, ASM1480568v1, whole genome shotgun sequence genome includes the window TGACAGTGATATTGAAGTTGACTTATAGCATTAAAAGTGTAGGAAAGGAAAAGCTGGAGATTTTGCATGAAGTCATATGAAAGGGATTGAACTCTCACTACTCTATTTACTAATAACTAGGGGGAGAATCAACACCATTCAGAAAACATGACATTATTGGAAGTAGaatcaaatcattttttgtctttgtaaaaGTTGAAATGTAATTTCCTGAGAAAAGGCCTTTGGTGGCGTGTCTCAGTCACATGGTCCCTGTTTTTCTGAGATTTCTCCTCCACCTCATCACATTCtggaaaagaaatacattgaGCTCTTGAATAGATGGTTTGGATTGTAGTCATTGTGATGGAACACCTTCAGAATCCAGTCAATGAGGCACCGTAGGAACGTGTTTAAGAAGATTTTTCATCATGTGTAAAAAAGGATCTTTATCAATTCAGCTTTCTTCATATAAACACAGGACATGTGTAGAAGATGGAGAAGGAAATGAGACAGAAATCTAGAacttctctaaactgtttcaTAAATATGGCTGCACTTGTTCAATGACAGAATGGAGATTATAAAACACAAAGCTgatctttatattatatatggtcTAGAATAAAGTCTCGCTTTAACTTCACTGCTTTTACACTCATGTACATTAGCAGAATAAACACCTCACTTACTTCCTGTCTCTCCTACATCCTGTTCCTCActgatcacatcatcatcatcatcttcatcttcatcttctggagtgtgtagtgaagaaagaaatgaagaagtaataaatgactgtgtgtgttgctgttatagtaaaatactgagttacagggtggtgtgatgaagctgagttactgttaccacacTAACGTTGATCATTTCACTTTAACTGCACGTCCCCAagtcttttattcctcttataccaatTTACCAACAAttacactttttccacacaggaAACAATTCAATGTGCTCATTttgatccatttatagttacagatGATGTTGTAGTTCTTCAGAAAAACAAGttccttccttttctcactTATTTCATAGCAGCTAGAAACAGTGGTTCCTCATcagcttttctttccttttgtatATTTGCAGAAAAACTGACCTGTGATGATGTTTGGGTTTGTTTCAGCAGTAACTGCATCATCATAGTTCTCACACACGTCCTCTGTCAGAATGGAGAGATAAAAGCTATTCAATCCACATGAAGGTCATTAATGATCATTTGGATGCTTGTGGATGAAATACGCTCACATTCTTATCATACCTGTCAGTAGAACTGACTTCTGATCAGCTGTAATGGCGTCATCATAATTCTCAGCTTCATCCTCTACACCAAAACACAGAGATTTCAAGCTATTTCAAGTGGACTGAAGTGGCAGTTTGTACACTGTGGATTTGATGACACGATGCAAAATGACATGGTACATGTCAAAAATCTCAGTCCACACAAAGCAATAAACAAACgtatttgcagtgtgtgtgtttcatttctaCTGCTTTCTAAAACAAATCCCAAAACAGAAGCACACCATCCACGTTATCAGGGATCGGTCCAGCAGTGACGGCATCATCGTAGTCCTCTGGTGCCTCCACTCTTCCTGTAGCacctaaatgaaagaaaagcagagggtCTGTACAAACAGCTCCATCACATTCTGACCTCATGCTTTAATGTGAACTCACTACATTGATGTGATCAGTTAACAACTGCACCCACTTATGAAGTCACTGGTGTCGATGACATCATCATAATCCTCAGCCTTTTCTCCAATCCCAGACTTTACTGGAAAAgaacaatttgtttgttttggcttttatttcaacacatttctacTCAATCAAATCCTGATCCAAAGAAGCTTTGATCCATTTGATAAGAGGGATTTCAGAAGCTTCAAGTAAGATCAGGTTGATTGGGAGATGTGATGTGTCAGCATTAAAACACTGGAGTTCCTGTAATTCTTCTCTACAATACATCAAAATCAGACCTCAGAAAGGacacatttagtcatttgtgatTTGGAATTGCAGTTCTAATATCTTTCAGTTCATGGAGTTCCACAAACTCACACTCTGTTCTTTTTTACCTGAGAGAAGCTCATCATCCACATGCTCATACCCAGAATACTGTTCTTCAGAGAGGAGACTTCCTGTTAGAGGAGAGCAGGAGAGTCATGTGACGTGTTCAGAACAGCAGattatcaacacacacacacacacacacacacacacacacacacacacacacacacacacacacacacacacacacacacaactgcacaggaaacacacacacacacacacacatacacacacacactgcaggacaGCGGAGGTTCACCTGTACAggaaaacaacacacacacacacacacacacacacacacacacacacacacacacaaatacaagtacacacacacacacacacacacagcacatacTCTATATTTCCACTAcaaatttatttcataaaatcaaattaaatacatttattttattttcatgtaataaaataaaatattcataaaatattttcacaaatcacacacacacacacacacacacacacacacacacacacacatatatatatatatatatacactggcaatcaaaatcagagaacaatttataaacaattgaacaattctgaaataatgtgatcttcactgctcagcagttgaaggagtttttgtcgtgtctataccatgctaccagaacaccttttccacaaaataactaaggcatttaaaaaaaaaacattattttgcagaaaacacactgatcacaattagagaacaacaatgactgtagcatgaaaaaagattacaacaaaatgttctgaaggttacaacagtcagcaattagtaggaagtgtccaggcctctgctctgcctggacttcagcacatctgcggcaacaggacagcactagtctgcTCTGGTGTGACTTTGGTCCACTTTTCTTCCAGtatcctccacagttcggtgactgtagtgggtttcttggccataactttgtcgccaaggattttccagaggttctctattgggttgagatcaggactctgggcaggccatgtcattatttcaatgttttcagtttcaaggaactgctttacccgttttgctgtgagacatggagcgttgtcctgcatgaacactacgggctgattgggtgatgaacgcagggaaggaaccatatgttgttgaagaaggttctgataaacatttgcattcactctgccatgtagctgtagaagaggcccaactcctgctgcagaaaatatgccccaaaccatgacacgtcctcctccacttttcactgacttctttacacactttgggttcagtctttctccagtttgtcacaGAACATAATGTTTCTTAATGGACCCAAAtgaattaaacttgctttcatcactgaagtgaactttggaccagttctcctctgtccacacaacatcctcctcagcaaagcttagtctagtcTTTAgaattctttctgctaatgagaggtttggtcactgcagagtgggctttcagtccaaatgctcttaaacgtcgagacactgtatgacgagacagatccttaccctgttcattGAGATCccccgcagtatcctgtcctctcttgtatttgtcttccgtggacgaccagccttcttggcggacttgaatgagtttgtgatgttgtaaagattcaatattcttgaaatcacagatttggaacgaccagcttgtcttgctatggctgatagggtcgtccctttggccttcatttggacaacctgctgccggaggttttcagtcactttagaacggccaccatcttgcagagtcagtgaaactggaagttaggctgccagtaaaataggggttgacagataatcaaggaaattagcaccaggtaccagattaacaccaataactggaaggtatctgaaagtgttctctaattgtgatcagtgtgttttctgcaaaataatgtatttttttttttaaatgtcttagtTATTTTCAGGAAAAGGTGTTCTGtgagcatggtatagacagaacaggacaaaaactccttcaactgttgagcagtgaagatcacattatttcagaattgttcatttgtttataaattgttctcaaattttgatcgccagtgtatatatatatattgcacaaacatgatgtttccactaacacaaatttgttatttttgttttatatcacacacacacacaacacacacacacacacacacacacacacacacacacacacacacacacacacacacacacacacacacacacacacacacacactgccagttATGGAGGATGCACCTGTACAGGAAATCAGACACACACTTTATGAGGCATTACTGGGTATTTTAATGCTACTTTTATTTCAACTcaaatatttagttatttatgtattaaataacacacacacacacacacacacacacacacacacacacacacacacacacacacaaacacaaacacacacacacaaacacacacacaaaaacacacacacacacacacacacacaaacaaacacacacacacacacacacaatactttttatctctctcatacacacaattataagGCAGATAGAGTATCTTTTCACTcacattcatttagattttgttttatatcacacacacacacacacacacacacacacacacacacacacacacacacacatcacagatACAGTAACTGTCTACTAATGCTgtcataaatcacacacacacacagagagagagagagagagagagagagagagagagagagagaaagactagTCCTGTGATTcagaattttataaaaatgtaaataataaccAACTTAATGAGGACACagagtaactgtgtgtgtgtgtgtgtgtgtgtgtgtgtgtgtgtgtgatagagagagagagagatagagagagagagagagagagagagagagagagagagagagagagtgataggaTTCAGTTTAATGTCTTCATCAGGACATTTAATAACCACCATGGTTAATAAGGACACACCATTCTGATCATTTGTGTAGAAACTtaaaggtcacacacacacacacacacacacacacacacacacacacacacacacacacacctgcagctgCACAAAATCAGAAGCTTGAATAGATGTTTATCAGCACCACATGTTCTCTAACTGCACAtttcctcacacacattttgcttgtttttttctgctactaaaaaaaatcacctttcagagtaaaaatgttcacttgctgatgaagagataatcagtgtaattcacttcaccactcctCATGTTATAATGTCATCATTTTATACATGATCGGTGTCATTCACACtgattttgtgtaaaatataaaaataagacttTAATCACTGAGTTTGTACTgaagtgtgtattttgtattgagGGATTTGATCATTTGCAGGCAGTGAAATTCAGCTCCAAGTTGAAATCAAATACAATAAGTGGGATGTAGAACAGTCCACATATCACTCACCTCTTTGAGTGGAGCTCGTGATTCTTCTAGTGATGTATCTGTGGTTGATCTCCTCATAGACTGCCTCAGGCTGAGTCTTACGCCTCCTCTTAGAGACCACTGGGAGTggagattaataataataataataataataataataataataataataataataataaatttgatataaaatgtatttgatgttgaacagaaaagaaaatgtgggaATGTGCTGTACCTCTCCTGAGCACTCTGTTCTGGTAAAACAGTACCACCAGAAGCACTAAGGCCAGGAAGAGCAGCGTCCCCAATACAAAGAGAACCAGTGGAGGGGTGGATGGAGCTACAGGTGATGTTCTTGGACTGGTTCTTCTGGCTGAAATGAAATATAGAAGAGAATCTCCACAGGACAGTGTTTTCATAAAGATGTAGGAAAATGGTGGACAGGAAGATTGTAATATTGTACCTGTTGTGGTGGAGATTGTTGTTGATTTGGTTGTAGAAGTGGTGGATGCAGATACGTCTGTAACAGAAATCcatttaaaattgtatgtttttaacCCTGGGAGAAAAGTGTAATGAGTGGAGACAGAATGCTGAAAAGTTAGCACACCCCTCTGACCTGCACAGGTGACTCCAGCATGAGAGCAGTCAGTGTGTTTCTTCAGGGAATGATGACAGTCCCACAGGTGAATCTCATCCCCTCGACACTTCACTCTGTTCAGCCAGACAGTCCCTTCACCAGGACCAAACCTATCAGCACTCAGCACCGACCCACAGCCCAGCTGTCTGCACACCACCTGAGCGTTACTGATgttccactgatcatcacaaACGGAGCCCCATGTAGCGTTATGATACACCTCCAACCTCCCAGAGCAGCTTCCCTTTCCTCCACTCAGCCTGAGAGACCAGTgttctacatcacacacatcacacatgagGAAACACACCAACGCTGAATAACATCTCCAgtcacacacctcactacaaCACCATGAAGATAAAACCTTATATTTACTGAAGATCCTGAAATTATTTCCTTGGTGTTTTACAAATAATGACCAATGATGTAAGTATTTGAAGCAGGATAAGCTTCGGGGTTTGTTTATCATGAAATGTAAGCAAGTTAAAATCCTCTCATGAAGGGTATATGCAGAACATATATAACGCTTCTGAGAGGGAAATGAAAAGCAATTTTCTTGTGTATGTAGAGATTTTCCATCATCTGCAGTAAGAGAATATGTGCATTAATGAACAGTTACACATACAGGTTTAACTCTCATAGCATACTTTTCCATTTCCAGAGATTACTTGTATCTTCATATTTTAGCAAAATTTGCTACACACTATTCACATTGTGGCCATGTACAGAACCAGAAAACTCTGACTCCACCCACCTGTGCAGGTAATATGTGCCACATCTTCACTATTATCACATCTGTTCTGTCCCCAGGGTGAAGATGGACACTGCCACAGATTAGAGTCGTGTTTCCTACACTTCAGATAATCCAGCCAGTTAGGAGCAGATTCTACTCGAGCTTCAGTGTTTATCAGACTTCACCTGTTCCACAGTTCAGCTCTCGACACACCATGTTTACTGTTTCATCATTCATCTCATTGTAACACACATTACCCCAGGTTCCATTGTAGAACACTTCCAGATTCCCCTCACAGCCCCCCGTGAGTCGGATCTCTTTAAACTCTGGTGGGAGAAGGATGATTTATACACTTctacatatttaatatatttaacagGTTTATTCTCAGTCATCACACTGTACCTGAGCACACGACTCCTATGTCCTCCTGGTGTCCACATTCACGCTCTTCACACAGCTGAAATCTGCAGTTCCACAGGGACGTCTCATTCCTCTCACACTCCACCTCATTCAGCCATATGGACCCAGTTCCAGGAC containing:
- the LOC124400860 gene encoding antigen WC1.1-like, which encodes MCDVCDVEHWSLRLSGGKGSCSGRLEVYHNATWGSVCDDQWNISNAQVVCRQLGCGSVLSADRFGPGEGTVWLNRVKCRGDEIHLWDCHHSLKKHTDCSHAGVTCADVSASTTSTTKSTTISTTTARRTSPRTSPVAPSTPPLVLFVLGTLLFLALVLLVVLFYQNRVLRRVVSKRRRKTQPEAVYEEINHRYITRRITSSTQRGSLLSEEQYSGYEHVDDELLSVKSGIGEKAEDYDDVIDTSDFISATGRVEAPEDYDDAVTAGPIPDNVDEDEAENYDDAITADQKSVLLTEDVCENYDDAVTAETNPNIITEDEDEDDDDDVISEEQDVGETGKCDEVEEKSQKNRDHVTETRHQRPFLRKLHFNFYKDKK